The following proteins are co-located in the Microbacterium sp. SORGH_AS_0888 genome:
- a CDS encoding thiamine pyrophosphate-dependent dehydrogenase E1 component subunit alpha, whose product MTPDDASPLVPVDDPDVVRVLAADGSFAPSPAAEPYLSEIEALSDSDLETFYRDMVVIRAFDRQATNLQRQGQLALWPPSLGQEAAQVGSVRAARTQDHIFPSYREHVVCTTRGVDPVDIIRVMRGLTHGGWNPFDPKNGNTHIYTLVLGSQTLHATGFAMGLAFDGRSGTGDPERDEAVIVYYGDGASSQGDVHEAMVFAASYRTPEVFFLQNNQWAISVPVQTQSRAPLFRRGAGYGMPSVQVDGNDVLASYAVTRRALEEARAGLGPRAIEAMTYRMGAHTTSDDPTKYRTSDEERAWADRDPIERMRAYLLSRGAGEAFFAGVEADAAAFAEDARARTMELGGLEADSMFANVYSEPHPLIEEQRQWLADYEASYEEDPA is encoded by the coding sequence GTGACCCCCGACGACGCGAGCCCCCTCGTGCCTGTCGACGACCCTGACGTCGTTCGCGTCCTGGCCGCCGACGGCTCGTTCGCCCCTTCTCCCGCTGCGGAGCCCTATCTCTCCGAGATCGAGGCGCTGAGCGACTCCGACCTCGAGACGTTCTACCGCGACATGGTCGTCATCCGCGCCTTCGACCGGCAGGCGACCAACCTGCAGCGACAGGGCCAGCTCGCGCTGTGGCCGCCGAGCCTCGGCCAGGAGGCCGCGCAGGTGGGCTCGGTCCGGGCCGCCCGGACGCAGGACCACATCTTCCCGTCGTATCGCGAGCACGTCGTGTGCACGACCCGGGGCGTCGACCCGGTCGACATCATCCGCGTCATGCGCGGGCTGACGCACGGCGGCTGGAACCCGTTCGACCCGAAGAACGGCAACACGCACATCTACACGCTGGTGCTGGGGTCGCAGACCCTCCATGCCACCGGCTTCGCGATGGGCCTCGCCTTCGACGGGCGCTCGGGCACGGGCGACCCGGAGCGCGACGAGGCCGTCATCGTCTACTACGGCGACGGCGCGTCGAGCCAGGGCGACGTGCACGAGGCCATGGTGTTCGCCGCCAGCTACCGCACGCCGGAGGTGTTCTTCCTGCAGAACAACCAGTGGGCGATCTCGGTGCCGGTCCAGACGCAGTCGCGGGCACCGCTGTTCCGGCGGGGGGCGGGTTACGGGATGCCGAGCGTCCAGGTGGACGGCAACGACGTCCTGGCGAGCTACGCCGTGACCCGGCGGGCCCTCGAGGAGGCCCGCGCCGGCCTCGGCCCGCGGGCGATCGAGGCGATGACCTACCGCATGGGTGCCCACACGACCAGCGACGATCCGACCAAGTACCGCACGAGCGACGAGGAGCGCGCCTGGGCCGACCGCGACCCGATCGAGCGGATGCGCGCCTACCTCCTCTCGCGCGGCGCCGGGGAGGCGTTCTTCGCGGGGGTCGAGGCGGATGCGGCGGCGTTCGCCGAGGACGCCCGCGCGCGCACGATGGAGCTCGGGGGGCTCGAGGCCGACAGCATGTTCGCGAACGTGTACAGCGAGCCGCATCCTCTGATCGAGGAGCAGCGGCAGTGGCTGGCCGACTACGAGGCCTCGTACGAGGAGGACCCGGCATGA